In Zingiber officinale cultivar Zhangliang chromosome 3B, Zo_v1.1, whole genome shotgun sequence, a single window of DNA contains:
- the LOC122054859 gene encoding uncharacterized protein LOC122054859, translated as MLEEALSEQKEMRSKIKQLTQRLENSEKHQKMQDSQIAQIAQSVSRAQGTFPGKPDLNSVEHCNRIELRSGRTVGNPQIITQMELDSEKEPTLLMPNQTQNRDGEEGTKKIGEPCQTTPQNQMISFPQKLIASQKDEEFHRFLKNVKEICVEIPLLDALY; from the coding sequence atgcttgaggaagctctctcggagcaaaaggagatgaGGAGCAAGATCAAACAACTGACTCAGAGGCTGGAGAACTCAGAAAAACACCAGaagatgcaagacagccagaTAGCCCAGATAGCTCAGTCCGTCTCAAGAGCACAGGGCACATTCCCAGGGAAGCCAGATTTAAATTCGGTGGAACATTGCAATCGCATTGAGCTGCGGAGCGGACGTACTGTGGGAAACCCTCAAATCATCACTCAGATGGAGCTTGACTCAGAAAAGGAACCAACTCTCTTAATGCCCAATCAGACTCAAAACAGGGATGGAGAAGAGGGTACTAAAAAGATTGGAGAACCTTGTCAGACTACACCACAGAATCAGATGATCTCGTTTCCTCAGAAGCTTATAGcatcccaaaaggatgaagaatttcacCGGTTTCTGAAAAATGTTAAAGAGATTTGCGTTGAGATACCACTGTTAGATGCGTTGTACTAG
- the LOC122054860 gene encoding uncharacterized protein LOC122054860: MSKFAKFLKGILSNRRQKGDFETIALTEGCSALFITNSPPKLQDPGSFSIPCKISSELIPRAFCDLGASVNLLPYSMRKKLGLQSIKLTAMALQLADHSCRYPMGIVENMPVEVGGCVIPTDFIIMDMKEDLKIPIILGRPFLVTAGALIDVKNHKLSLEIGKERIEFDLSNPSSCVSFSQGNPSRIDAREVKERTFRESSPPADDKKIYVLREQS, encoded by the coding sequence ATGTCGAAGTTCGcaaaatttttaaagggaatTTTATCCAATAGAAGGCAAAAAGGCGACTTCGAGACCATAGCATTGACAGAGGGCTGCAGCGCTCTTTTTATAACGAATTCCCCACCAAAACTTCAGGATCCAGGAAGTTTCTCCATACCGTGCAAAATTAGCTCTGAACTCATACCGAGAGCCTTCTGCGATTTGGGAGCTAGTGTCAACCTACTCCCGTACTCTATGCGCAAGAAGTTGGGACTCCAGAGCATTAAACTGACTGCTATGGCACTACAGTTggctgaccattcatgtagatacccaatgggtaTAGTGGAAAACATGCCAGTAGAAGTGGGGGGTTGTGTCATCCCCACGGACTTCATCATTATGGATATGAAGGAAGACCTCAAAataccgatcatccttggaagaccattcctcgTCACGGCAggagccctcattgatgtgaaGAATCACAAGCTATCATTGGAGATCGGTAAAGAAAGAATTGAATTTGATTTGTCCAACCCTTCTAGCTGTGTCTCCTTTTCCCAAGGAAATCCTAGCAGGATAGACGCACGCGAGGTCAAGGAGCGCACCTTTCGAGAAAGTTCCCCTCCCGCGGACGACAAGAAAATATATGTCCTACGCGAGCAAAGCTAA